aaaaaattacagaaggCAGATGATTAGCATCCTCATGGTCAGTGCAATACACGGAAATTAAAGACTACGTGAAGATGGACAGGACTTGACTTTAGTTTTATAAATGTGTATAATAAACACAGTAACAGGTGGTAATACATAAATTAGAAACTACTTCAATAATACAGTGtctattattatattttctttaaacaaataCGGGAAAAGTTTATGAGCAGTAGATCTCTAAAATTCGCACCTGTAATGATCTGGGGTTCGGATACATTCCCCAAAAGTGCAGGTTTGTATGAGGCTATGGAATGCGATGACACCTGTTCCATCATTTTCTACCATGAACTGGGAAATCTCGTAGAAAAAAGCGAGGGAAAGAAACCAGTAAAAATGCGGTCAGTAATGAAAGACGCTGTGTACACACACGGGCCGGCTGTCCCGGCCCGCCTCGGACGGGCAGGAGAGGCATCAGCGCCCGGACCCATCATTCTGCGGAAAAGGAGCAGTCACCCCTTTGGTCCAGGCTCgctctttatttttcattatgcCAGAAGATGCCACACAGCccacaggggctgggggtgtttCGCTCTTGGGTCAGTTCCACGCTAAAACCCCTCCAGCGGTTGTGGGCCCCGGAGCTCCGCAGCGTCACTCGAACGGCGCCTCAAGGCGCGCTCCTGCAGGGCCGGGGCGGGGCTGCGCTCGGCACgcccacagccagccccggCACGCGCCGCCCTCCCCGCCCTCGGAAGGCGTcggccgggcgcggggccgggctggttccgtgggaggctgcagggccgggCTGGTTTCCgtgaggggctgcggggctcCGCGGTACGCGAGCGGCGGCCCAGGTACGCGGCCCCACGGCCGGCAGCAGCGCGCTCGCATTCGCTGCCTGCCCGTCGGCTTCTTTGCCTCTCTTCAGCGTCTCTCTGGGGTTTGTGAGAGACCGATGAAGTTCTAAACCAGACGAATCCCTGTAACTGTTGTGCCGCGGTGTATGCAATCCCGTTGTTCCTACTTTGTGGCTCTGTAGCTCCAGTTGTCCCCGCGCTGTTGGGCGGGCGCACAGGTGAGTCTGTGCCATGAGGGGAGGAGCGGCCTGGGCTCGGAGCCCCCGCTGCTCGCACGGGGGTTCGGGGAGCCGGGTGAGCCCCGCAGCCGGAGTGCCAGCGCCCGGCTCTGGAGCGCTCGGTCTCTGTGAATCCTACCTGCCTGCACCCGGTTTCGGGGGGTACGCTTTTGTCAGAATCTGAGTCCTTCATGTTTCCCTTTGATTTCGCTCTGTAAGTACGAAGTTTAAAGTACAAAGCTGTCGTGCAAGCAGATATGCTCTGTACTTTCATTCTCACTATCTAATGTGATAGCAACTGGTGTAAGTTTACTTCTGCTGTGAAATCTTAGTGGTTTTGTTCTGCTCAGTTGTAGCAATGGCTTCAGGAACAGCGCTGATTTATGATGAGGAGATGACCACTCACAAACTACTTTGGAATGAGTAAGTCActgctgttgtttttattaATGGATTCTTGTTAGGACTCGTGAGAGCAGTGCCAAATAAATGCATGTTTTGTAAATGTAATAGGAAGTATCTCGTATTATTTCCTGTCATTTCCAAGTAAAAAGAAAGTCTTTCctctaagaggaaaaaaatattttattcataatTTGTATCTAGATACTGTAATGATTATCTGAAACTGGATTTAAAAAGCTGCAGGCATCCAGTCTGGGAGAGCTTAACAAGAGATGTTAGGATGAGGCATCTGAGTAGTCCCCTAAATAATGTGTTTTAAGCTAATTAAATTGTTTATAAAATTAAAGTATCATTGACCTTGGAAAAGTGTACAGATATACTCACTCAGCTGAAACATGTCAATTACATTAAGTTAGAAATTGGTATATTTTACGTAATAATATTATGTAATATAATATTACGTAAATTTGCATAAATCAGAGGAGTTTCTTTGCAGTGCACAGAGTAACAATCCATTGTCTTCTCTCCCACACCTGCTTCTTCTCTGTTCACCTTCATTGTAGCCTACAGGTTTTAATTGCAGCATTCCCATGTCTGTAGTTAAGCAACTTTTTACCAGtgagagaagaaacaaaaaatgatGCTACTGTattgtttgtttgggatttttttaagactCAGTTTTGCTTACATATTTTAGAATCAATTTCTGACTGAGTTCTGAAACATAAAATgcttcaagaatttttttccatttttacatACTCTCATGTATCTCTCTTTGACGGTAATGAATTTTCTTAAAATGGGGAGTTAAAAGCTAGGCTTTATGAAGTGTATTAGTTACCTGTGCTGATTTAGTATTACAGTAATATaattattgtttctttttagTCCCATTTGTGATATTGAAGTGCCAGAAAGACTTTCATCCTCCTATGAGCAGCTTAGAAGTTACCATCTTGTGGAAAGGTGTGTCCATGTGCCCGTCAGAGAAGGAAGTGAGGAGGAGATCCTGCTGGTTCACAGGTCTGAAACTTAACTTTCATTCAGATTAATCCAATGAAACAGCAGATCTCATACCTCTAGATTATATTTTGATCCATTTGAAAAGACTGTTCCAAAATGCAATGGCTTTCATTAATTTCAATGGAAAATGTGTCACAATGTTGAGTATGGCATAGGTGCTGAATTATGAATCTGCTATTCCACTAAATCTACATTCTCACTCTGTGGGGTCTTAAGCAATGAATGCTGATTTATACATAGGAATACAAGTAaacttctaaaaaatatttatagttGCTTATTTAAGTGTTGTGTTAATCTCTTTCCCCTGCAGTTTAGAGCACTTGGAAGTGGCAAAAAGCACTCAGACAATGAATGAGGAGGAGCTGAAAAGGGTCTCTGAAAATTatgatgcttttttctttcatccGGTGTGTAAGTTAAACTGCTTCCTCTCTTGGGAGTTACCACTATTTCTGTTACTGCACCTGAGTGGAATTTTTCTAAGAAGGGGAtgattaaaaatactttttttgctACTGATGTAGTCTCACATTTATTTATGATATTGTAATTTTCTATTTCTAGTTTAGTATAATGCTGTAATTTAAATTGCTCAAGTGTCCTGTCATCTATTTTGTAATTGTATCACACCAGGATAATGCACTACTCAAAATTTAGCTCTATTTTTGTCACTTAATGTCACTGTAGACCATTAGTGACCTGCAAATCACATTTTGGTAATAGTTGCTCTTAAATGTTGTTCCATGAAATTGAGATGAAGTCTTCTGTGCTATGTTTCTGTAGGGTTTCGTTCCTTTTTTTCAAAGATGTCATGTTATTCCACTCAATACATCCATCAAGCATGTTTGACAGCTCCACAGAGAGCATCCTTATAAAGATTCTGGTGATCACTGGTAATCACAGGGGAAAGCACATTGGAGTCTGTGTTGTAAAGTTCTGTTTCAGCTGTCTTTGTATAGCCTCAGTGGGGTGGAATTATGTCAGGACAGTTTGCTGTTGGGATGCTAAAGCACTCGTGGGTGCCCTCTTTAAGCTGATGAGTTTCTCTTTCTCAGAGCACTTaccactgtgccaggctggcagtaGGAGCAGCTTTGCAGCTGGTGGACGCTGTGATGGCAGGGAAAGTGCGCAATGGAATGGCGTTAGTCAGGTAAGAACACACCTGAGGAAATTTTCAGTTAGCAAAACCTCTTCTGTTGTGAATAATTCATCAAATTTTGGTTCAGGCCTCCAGGTCACCACAGCCAGAGGAATGCAGCTAATGGGTTCTGTTTGTTCAACAACGTGGCTATTGCAGCAGAATATGCAAAACTGAAATATGGTCTGCAGAGGTAAGTGCATGGTTGACTTTGGAGAAGTTTTTAATGTGTAACAACAGTTTGACTTTGTACTAGTTTAGATTAATGTCTAGAGCTTTCTGGATGTCATGTTCCTTTTGgttcagaaaaacatttttcatttacatCTTCTGTAGATTAAGATGCTGTGGCTCTTCCTCTGAATTCCTTCTTTTACTGATCTGTACAGAATCCTAATCGTTGACTGGGATGTGCACCACGGGCAAGGAACTCAATATATATTTGAAGAAGATCCAAggtttgaaggattttttttcttcttttatgtCAGCTGTTTAAAGATTGCCTGCCTTTCTAGAGAATAAGATTTCTTAAACTTCTAAAACTAGAATCTTATGACACATTGGCCTTGCTATTTTAGTCtctctgtttttcatttgttacaaaatagaagtaaatatctaaatcaaaataaaatgtaaatctCTTTTACTTTAAAGAATAACAAAATAAGCAATATGATTACGTCGATTTGCCACTACTGAGGTAGTACATCTGTTATCTGTTTATGAATCTCTCAGTCAAAGTCTTCAAGTAGTGGTTGGATAAAATATGtgagatttatatttttttttttggaaagtgACATAAGTAATTTTTAGCATGTTAATTTTTAGGTTAATTTTGGCATAGGACCCACTCTACCAATTTTCACAGTCTAAATCCTTTGAGAAAACTAATGAGAAAGGATAGgatagttttattttcttgctttcaggCCATGCAGTCATCAGGTTCAGGATATAAAGCAATTTCCACAATCTTTTTGTCAaattgggtttttattttttttatttccagtatTTTGTACTTTTCTTGGCATCGCTATGAGCATCAGGAATTCTGGCCATCACTCAAAGAATCCGATTATGATGCTGTTggtctgggaaaaggaaaaggttttaaCATAAATTTGCCTTGGAATAAGGTAAATATTGTTTACAGCACAACAAAGCAATAGTTTTGTATCTCATCCTTTGTGGAATACTTTGTGAGTAAGTTCCCTGCTTCACTTGCTTGGCAAATGTCTTGCACAGTGTATATCCTTCCTGTCAGGGGAAGGTCTGCTGCAAAAATATGGCTCAGAATGTGGtaatgtttgaaaaataaaagggagagAAGAATTTATGCactcatttttaatttaatatctTGCCTAGCCATCCAATCAAAAAGTGTTTCAGGAGACAGTTACATCCTTGTTTAGCAGAGGACTGAAACTCATTAAGATTAAAAATGGTGGATATTTATGTGTTTTACTTAAATAGAGGATTTTTTACTGTACTTCATAAGATTCCCTCATCTTTAACTTCTCCTATCTTTCCCTACAGTCTTGAAGAACCTTAGAAAATTTATCATTCCAACTGGAAAACATACCCTGTGTTTCTCATATTTTTCAGGTTGGGATGGGAAATTCAGATTATCTTGCTGCGTTTTTCCATGTGTTGCTTCCAATGGCTTTTGAGGTAATTTTTTAGTGCCAAAGAGCATTTCCTGAGTGCTTCTAAAGCAGGTACCATTGaatattttacagaaatgcAGTAATTGCCAGTAGCACAGTTAATACATTTATTCTGCTGGTGTGATGTTGCCCTGATCAACTGAATAGTATTTATAGCATTTTAGCTTTTACATATTCAACACAATCATCTGCAACTTCTCCAGCATGTACAAAAATAGTGTAAAAGGGTAATGTATTCAAGGAGAATCCTTACTTGTGTTCATATTCAAATTGAAATAGCAACTGATCATGGTACAGTTGTAATCCCTACAATTGAAAATAGGACCTAAAGATGTGCTGCAACTGTCTGTCTTTTATAACAGTTTGATCCTGAACTGGTTATTGTCTCCTCTGGATATGATGCTGGAATTGGTGACCCTGAAGTAAGTAACTTGTGGTCTTTGTGTTGTCAGTCATGAATCTATTaggaaaatattcctgctgTTTTAATCCTGTGATTGCTAAGTGAAATTCACATTGATCAAGCTAAAAATACATGCTTGAATCTTTAGGGTGACCTTTGTTCATTCAATATTACAACAAGACATCTAAAGACAGATTATGCCATATGTGTAAGGGATATGTGTAATTactgtgttggtttttttcacctCCTTAAATGCAGTTGGTTCAGCATTCTGTTTGATATGATGAGAGGCAAGTGCTCTGGTACTCCATCTCAGACTTGGCTATGTCAgattgtttgtttgggtttcttaaCAGTGTTTTTGAATCAAGGTGTCATctcttaaaattttttctttggtttagGGTCAGATGAATGCCACTCCTGAGGTTTTTGCCCACCTTACCCATTTCCTGATGCAGTTAGCTAATGGAAAACTGTGTGTCATCCTAGAGGTAAAGACTTTTGAAATGTACTCTCAGGGGAAAGGTCTTTGTAGTAAAGCCATTTAGGGCAAACTAGAAGCTAGGAAGCACAACttcttaataaaataatttcttatttttatctttcttttgaGTAGCAGGAATGCAAAAATGGCTAAGATTTGACAGTGCTCTTACACTACAGAGTTTTGAAACAAAGGAGCCATATGCTTATCATTCAAAAAAACATATCTTCCACAAATCTGCTCAGTTCTTGTGAACAGTGATTAGTCTACTGCTCTTGATAGTCCCAAACTcattaaatgtatttaatgAATAGGCTGTATCACCAATGTTTTTACAAGCACACCTTACTCCAGATTTTATAAAACCTTTAACATAAATATACTCTTACTTAGTAATGGAACACTTAgaaaattccctcttttttgATTTAATGACTGTATGCAGGCTCTATAGGAgctcttttttattcttcttttaaacaattaaaatgttttctccttttgaaaGGAGAAACTCCTTATTTCTGCTGCATGTTAGAAAAATAGTGGCTTTTCAAGTAAATAAATATGTGAAAATATTGCTGCCAACAAGGACTTCAAGAGTCAACTGTATATCAATTGATTCACATGACCTTTTGTTTTGCATGGCCCTTCTTCCATCATCCTTCTCTGTAGCAGGTTATTATAGATATTTTTGTCTATTAGCTGAAGTGCAAGTAAGCATTCACTCCTACCACAGATGGTGTGACTGCTCCATAGGTGATAGATAGCTTCCTGCATGTCACCTACCAGTCTTAAATCAATCTTCTTCTCCAGATTCTGCCAAACTGTTAAGCAACCATGTCTTAAAAGTGTCAGGCTGTGGGGGATTTCTCTTGTAGAGCCATTTTAGAGGACAGTTATAGCATTTGCCTTCTAAGGAATCTTCCACAAGGACTGTTGAAGATGGCATGTTGTAGATGGGAATGGAGAAGTCGTGTTTTTATGGCAAATGACTGATTTCTGAAGTTACCTGAACTATGATGAAGTGAGTTCACTCATGGGATGCCAGTGAAGTTCAGCAGGTGGCCACTAAGTTACTGTTTTCATATTGAAAAATCATTGACTTACCTACACTTGCATATCAtcttctgtttctgtaaatACAGATACATTTCAAAAGGATAGTATATTTTCTCTGTTGAAATTCAGAGAGATATTAAAAGTACTTGTCCCTTAGTTGACACAAAATACTTTTTAGGGCGGATACCACTTGAAATCATTGGGTGAATCAGTGTGCATGACTGTAAGAACTTTGCTTGGAGATCCTGTACCTCAGATAACTGGAGAAATGGCACCTTGTCTAAGGTAAGCATATAAAGAATTTTAGAGCAACTAATGTGTTTTTTAAAGAGACTAAAGACATGCATGCTTTGATCACTTTGCTGAAGTAAAGTTTTAATATGGTAGTTATAATATATTGCGTTCTACTTTGGATaacttgcatttttaaaaagtcctcCAAGGTACAGTTTTATATACTTTTGTTTCTGGAATTACTTCAAGTTGTGAGATCTTACAGCATAAAACTATAAGCCATTTTATCCTTAGGCCTTGTTATCCTATAGAAATCCATCTCACTGGAGGCTGAGATAATCCTGCTGTAATCAAGGTAATACCAGTTATCTACAGCCAGTATTTGGGAAGGTATGCAGCTGCAAGGGGTGGTGCTTCAGACCCCAGAGCCACTTCAGTCACTGCAGTACAGCAACAGCTGGGGCAAGCCTTTCTCTCATCACTGAGAGTTCAGGCTATGCAAGCCAGTCTTGATGAATTCTTATGTTTCTGGAATTTGGAGCATTGAGCTCTGGGGTGCAAAAGCACTTGACTGTGTAGAACTGTACCAAGATAATTAAATTTCAAGTCTAACTTCTTTTTAGAGACACTAAGACTGTGTGTCTACAGTGGTGGAATGTGACCTAGTAAAGCATTCTGAACCTTGGGCCTGAGTCAGTCCCACATCTAAAGAGTGTCTTTCTCTCTACCTGTTTGCATTATCTCCTCCACATCTCCATGTCCTCCATCTCTTTATCCCAGCTCAGTAGCTGTCCTCTGCTTTTTCTAGCTGAAATGCTCCTTATGTCCTTTATTGGCAGCACCTCCCAGCTGGCTGTGTTAGTTAAAACTCAGAGCTTGGATCAGTCAGGGAAGCAGTGTGGATATACACAGACTGTAGGCTGAGTTTCATTTGGTAAACTGATGGAGCAAAACTTGTTATTTTGCTCCTAGCACATCCCATAACCCCACTGTgccctctttttcttctctacCAATTATGGTATCTCACATTGCTGTCATCCTATGTCATAGAAAGTTGATTACATACTTATCCAACATGTCAGCCCAGCTCCTGAACACCTGACAAGTAATCTGCAAGTACACAGAATTTCTTCTGGATTTAACACAACCTGAATTCTGTTTGTATGATAGCTGATGCAATGGGACTGTTTGCCCATAGTGCTGCAAATAGTGGTGCCAAATAATAATACCATAATATAACCAGTGATGATAAAAAGGAGACTTCAATGCAAAGAATAGCAGGGTATGTGATTTACGTAGTTCCTGAACAGATTGTCTTGCTTTTGAGTCAGTCTAATTAAATCTTTATGTTGTGTAGATAAAATCTCTTGGCAAAACATTGACCGGACAAATTTTTCCTGAACTCATACAGGTGTGCTTCCTCCAAGAGCAGGGTTGGGATTCCACTCAATGTATAAATGTGTGTACATGCTGTATGTGctcttcactttcttttttgaCTCTAATCTTTTCAAGCAATGTGCCTATTGACTCTTGTTCCGATTTGGATTCTTGGAAGAAAtcaaaatttcttcattttcagtttgattttttggttttgatttttttgttgaagTAAGTTAGGATTCCTTTTATGATTTTCATTATTACTAATACTGTTaatctggtttattttttagtGCTGTTGAATCTATTCAAAATGTGAGAGCAGCACATAAACCCTACTGGAAATGGTTGGCTTATGAAGGTAGTTTCTCTTCATTCAAGCAAATATTATTGATAAATGGATTTATACagaaattgaaaaattattaaaattaataccAGTGGACTAACAAGCAAGTTAGTAATCAAATGACTGATGAAGCAGTATGGGGCTTCATTTGAGGTCATGTCTTCAGCTGGTCAGAAAAAAAACTCTCTGAAGCTGGCAAACATCATGCCAAAAAGTAGCACTTTGATATCTTTGTTTGAGGATGCTGTTTTCTTTGTCAAAAATAG
This region of Ammospiza caudacuta isolate bAmmCau1 chromosome 5, bAmmCau1.pri, whole genome shotgun sequence genomic DNA includes:
- the HDAC10 gene encoding polyamine deacetylase HDAC10, translating into MASGTALIYDEEMTTHKLLWNDPICDIEVPERLSSSYEQLRSYHLVERCVHVPVREGSEEEILLVHSLEHLEVAKSTQTMNEEELKRVSENYDAFFFHPSTYHCARLAVGAALQLVDAVMAGKVRNGMALVRPPGHHSQRNAANGFCLFNNVAIAAEYAKLKYGLQRILIVDWDVHHGQGTQYIFEEDPSILYFSWHRYEHQEFWPSLKESDYDAVGLGKGKGFNINLPWNKVGMGNSDYLAAFFHVLLPMAFEFDPELVIVSSGYDAGIGDPEGQMNATPEVFAHLTHFLMQLANGKLCVILEGGYHLKSLGESVCMTVRTLLGDPVPQITGEMAPCLSAVESIQNVRAAHKPYWKWLAYEDTSFLQNLSTKSHLLKKANSNPSTEDESQITNNNNTVKVERFLELHMKNILFPVPPIKTATTGSEGSEHFLPEHVQLVKEMDETEIKALVSGFYADLVKEDKTLLSLGSTFVILDKILKKEVCNGIAASPTAALSAAVALRHSVRFGFQRVLCVFVGDMQMIPNTEDGKMLIINICEKEQSRKTGCKHYISLNWKEDAGGNDLFSAVLGFILPVAYSYQPNLTVIAVGPNRNLGISGISLLVALLRGLAESRVFAVIEDTEISLMQSVAKALVGASTPPFGIYVPPTQEKVNKIKALRDQFQQEWKMLQCSVNDGTSRN